In Candidatus Promineifilum breve, one genomic interval encodes:
- the topA gene encoding type I DNA topoisomerase, whose translation MATEEITGYCLKCKDKRPILDATAEWAANGSPGTRGKCPVCGGTIYKQGRTPAHETLPKPAVTATTKKAKPAGKSAKVSATKATKATKTKTAAAKAKGAAGKSAADKAMSRGDKLVIVESPAKAKTIGRYLGRGYVVKSSVGHVRDLLKSRLSVDIDNDFAPEYRVPNEKRALVKELKAAAARSSEIFLATDPDREGEAIAWHVREAAEMDPARTRRVVFQEITQPAIRAAFEQPREIDMDRVEAQQARRVLDRLVGYQLSPLLWRKVQGRLSAGRVQSVAVRLVVEREREIEAFDTQEYWTIDAELSQTKFRIDPRGNGNRRPYFIGRLHRIEGAEPELGSEAAVVPHLAALDKAHWQVGEVNLGTRTRRPAAPYITSTLQQDASRRLGLGTSRTMRIAQELYEGVNVGEGDTGLITYMRTDSVNVADEAQQLARDFVQATFGAEYVPDKPPVYKTRSKTAQEAHEAIRPTSVARTPAALKPHLSKDQFRLYKLIWQRFVASQMNPAIYDTVAAEIWAGAEATPLRERPYLFRASGSTLTFRGFLAVYDTEDPDAENGDDPDAPQIPADLVAGEPLDKLKLLPEQHFTQPPPRYSEASLVKALEEHEIGRPSTYASIISTIQQRGYVDQEQKRLRPTEIGMVVNDMLVQYFPDVLSVDFTARLEGELDEIAEGKAWVPVIGEFYRKFAQDLAVADESLPKLELKKEPEFVGRDCPLSGHPLVYRQGRFGRFVGCSNFPGCRYTEQILVKVGVTCPLCGGELIEKRSKRGKVFYGCSNYPQCDWTNWKKPVPQPCPVCNGVMVQDNKTTLRCTVCAHTMPGEQIEAVAAAEIAAD comes from the coding sequence ATGGCAACTGAAGAAATCACAGGCTATTGCCTGAAATGCAAAGACAAGCGCCCGATTCTGGACGCGACGGCGGAATGGGCCGCCAATGGTTCGCCGGGCACGCGTGGCAAGTGTCCGGTCTGCGGCGGCACGATCTACAAGCAAGGCCGCACCCCGGCCCACGAGACGCTGCCCAAGCCGGCCGTGACGGCCACGACCAAAAAGGCCAAGCCGGCCGGCAAATCGGCCAAGGTTTCGGCGACGAAAGCGACCAAGGCGACGAAGACGAAGACAGCAGCGGCCAAGGCCAAGGGAGCGGCCGGCAAATCGGCGGCGGACAAGGCAATGAGCCGCGGCGACAAACTGGTGATCGTCGAATCGCCGGCCAAGGCCAAGACGATCGGCCGCTATCTGGGCCGGGGCTACGTGGTCAAATCGAGCGTGGGCCACGTGCGCGATCTCTTGAAGTCGCGCCTGAGCGTCGATATCGACAACGACTTCGCCCCCGAATACCGCGTGCCCAATGAGAAGCGGGCGCTGGTGAAGGAGTTGAAGGCCGCCGCCGCCCGCTCCAGCGAAATCTTTCTGGCTACCGACCCCGACCGCGAGGGGGAGGCCATCGCCTGGCACGTGCGCGAGGCGGCCGAGATGGACCCGGCCCGCACCCGGCGCGTCGTCTTCCAGGAGATCACCCAACCGGCCATCCGCGCCGCCTTTGAGCAGCCGCGCGAGATCGACATGGATCGCGTCGAGGCGCAGCAGGCGCGGCGCGTGCTGGATCGTCTCGTCGGCTACCAGCTCAGCCCGCTCCTATGGCGCAAGGTGCAGGGGCGACTATCGGCCGGGCGAGTGCAATCGGTCGCCGTGCGCCTGGTCGTCGAGCGCGAGCGGGAGATCGAGGCCTTCGATACGCAGGAGTACTGGACCATCGACGCCGAATTGAGCCAGACGAAGTTCCGCATCGACCCGCGCGGCAATGGCAACCGGCGGCCCTATTTCATCGGTCGTTTGCACCGCATTGAGGGGGCCGAGCCGGAACTGGGCAGCGAGGCGGCCGTGGTCCCCCATCTGGCGGCGCTGGACAAGGCCCACTGGCAGGTGGGCGAAGTGAACCTGGGCACGCGCACCCGGCGACCGGCCGCGCCCTACATCACCAGCACGTTGCAACAGGATGCCTCGCGCCGGCTGGGCCTGGGCACGTCGCGCACCATGCGCATCGCCCAGGAGTTGTACGAAGGCGTCAACGTTGGCGAGGGCGACACCGGTCTGATCACCTATATGCGCACGGACAGCGTCAACGTGGCCGACGAAGCCCAGCAACTGGCCCGTGACTTCGTTCAGGCCACCTTTGGGGCGGAGTACGTGCCCGATAAGCCGCCCGTCTATAAGACGCGCTCCAAGACGGCCCAGGAAGCCCACGAGGCCATCCGGCCCACGTCGGTGGCGCGCACGCCGGCGGCCCTGAAACCGCATCTGTCAAAGGATCAGTTCCGCCTCTATAAGCTCATCTGGCAGCGCTTCGTCGCCAGCCAGATGAACCCGGCGATTTATGACACGGTGGCGGCCGAGATTTGGGCCGGGGCGGAAGCGACGCCGCTCCGGGAGCGCCCCTACCTGTTTCGCGCCTCGGGTTCCACGCTGACATTTCGCGGCTTTTTGGCCGTCTATGACACCGAAGACCCCGACGCCGAGAACGGCGACGACCCCGACGCGCCGCAAATCCCGGCCGACCTGGTGGCCGGCGAGCCGCTGGACAAGCTGAAACTGTTGCCGGAGCAGCACTTCACCCAGCCGCCGCCGCGCTATTCGGAGGCGTCGCTGGTGAAGGCGCTGGAGGAGCACGAGATCGGACGCCCCTCTACCTATGCCTCGATCATCTCCACCATCCAGCAGCGTGGCTACGTTGACCAGGAGCAGAAGCGCCTGCGGCCGACCGAGATCGGCATGGTCGTCAACGATATGCTGGTGCAATATTTCCCCGACGTGCTGTCGGTCGATTTCACGGCTCGGCTGGAAGGGGAATTGGACGAAATCGCCGAGGGCAAGGCCTGGGTGCCGGTGATCGGCGAGTTCTATCGCAAGTTTGCCCAGGACCTGGCCGTGGCCGATGAGTCGTTGCCCAAGCTGGAATTGAAGAAAGAGCCGGAATTCGTCGGCCGGGATTGCCCGCTCAGCGGCCACCCGCTGGTCTACCGTCAGGGGCGCTTCGGCCGGTTTGTCGGGTGCAGCAACTTCCCCGGCTGCCGCTATACGGAGCAGATTTTGGTCAAGGTCGGCGTCACCTGCCCGCTGTGCGGCGGCGAGTTGATCGAAAAACGCTCTAAACGCGGCAAGGTCTTCTATGGTTGCAGCAACTACCCCCAATGCGATTGGACGAACTGGAAGAAACCTGTCCCTCAACCTTGTCCAGTCTGTAATGGCGTGATGGTGCAGGACAACAAGACGACGCTGCGCTGCACGGTCTGCGCCCACACGATGCCCGGCGAACAAATAGAAGCGGTTGCTGCGGCCGAAATCGCCGCCGATTAA
- a CDS encoding HAD family hydrolase, which yields MNEPIQAIIFDVGGVLVRTHDQSGRRVWEERLGLAPGQLEAIVLNSEMGHRAQRGEISDDELWAWVSQRFSLGDELDAFRPDFWRGDAVDQGLVALVGRLNRRYQTAIISNATDALLTTLEDYQLLVEFDLVVGSAYEGLMKPAPAIFETTLIRLGRVAAETVFIDDAPANIAGAQAVGLQTILFTPALDLAAELAALGVRTD from the coding sequence ATGAATGAACCCATTCAGGCGATCATATTCGACGTCGGCGGTGTCCTGGTGCGCACCCATGACCAATCCGGCCGGCGGGTCTGGGAAGAGCGGCTGGGGCTGGCCCCCGGCCAACTGGAGGCGATTGTTCTCAATAGCGAGATGGGGCATCGCGCCCAACGGGGCGAGATTTCGGATGATGAGTTGTGGGCCTGGGTGAGCCAACGGTTCAGCCTGGGGGATGAGCTGGACGCTTTCCGGCCGGACTTCTGGCGCGGCGACGCGGTGGATCAGGGTCTGGTAGCGTTGGTGGGCCGCCTCAACCGGCGCTATCAGACCGCCATCATCAGTAATGCCACCGATGCCCTGCTGACGACGCTGGAAGATTACCAACTATTGGTGGAGTTCGATCTGGTCGTCGGTTCCGCCTACGAGGGACTGATGAAGCCGGCGCCGGCCATCTTCGAGACGACGCTGATCCGGTTGGGGCGCGTGGCGGCCGAAACGGTGTTCATCGACGACGCCCCGGCCAATATCGCCGGGGCGCAAGCCGTGGGCCTGCAAACGATCCTGTTCACCCCGGCGCTCGATCTGGCGGCCGAACTTGCCGCGCTGGGTGTCCGCACCGATTGA
- a CDS encoding NAD(P)-dependent oxidoreductase — MLLCAPIEDAALEVLRAAGEVDVIPADDEELLLSRIGDSHALIVGRNQRITADVIKYGYNLRAIGTLDSHLDNIDVSTARALGIEICYAPDSRSVTIAEHTLGRLLALAGRFTDGRLAGKTLGLIGFGLVGRQIAQRAAAFDMRILVNQPRLTPELALASGVEATDLIQLLAASDFISLHVPFTEETDAIIGAAELRHMKPTAVLANMGHTDLVDEAALLQALEAGELAGAALANLPAVVSDPTPASLALRDHPRVHVAPHVSALLDNQLRDSSLDIARQVAAALTARRTSETLELELVPIEQVVPHEHIDMKRVARLVDRLEEDGRLINPPITTYWKGRFIILDGATRYSSLNQLGYPHAIVQVVDKDREGFQLHTWYHAVSAEEAPDAEDTFQQLHTRLAQIDGLILSPTNADDAQIALQRPESLCFFIDRQGGMTLAEAAPGASKLAVMNGIVDTYNAWGRVERTLLTDIDRLVAQFPRLVAVAVFPQFSPEDVFDAAANGDLLPAGLTRFVIPGRILRLNADLERLKRDEPLAEKRAWFNEFLAGKLSRSRLRVYQEPVVLLDE, encoded by the coding sequence ATTCTCCTCTGCGCGCCCATCGAGGACGCCGCGCTGGAGGTTCTCCGTGCAGCCGGTGAGGTGGACGTCATCCCCGCCGATGATGAGGAGTTGTTGCTGTCCCGTATCGGCGACTCTCACGCCCTGATCGTGGGGCGCAACCAGCGCATCACCGCCGACGTCATCAAATATGGCTATAACCTGCGGGCCATCGGCACACTCGATAGCCATCTGGACAACATCGACGTCAGCACCGCCCGCGCGCTGGGGATCGAGATCTGCTACGCGCCGGATAGCCGCTCCGTCACCATCGCCGAGCACACGCTGGGCCGCCTGTTGGCCCTGGCCGGTCGGTTCACCGACGGCCGTCTGGCCGGCAAAACATTGGGATTGATCGGCTTCGGCCTGGTGGGGCGACAGATTGCCCAGCGCGCCGCTGCCTTCGACATGCGCATCCTGGTCAACCAACCGCGCCTCACGCCCGAATTGGCCCTTGCTTCCGGCGTCGAGGCCACGGATCTGATCCAGCTGCTGGCCGCCTCCGACTTTATCAGCCTGCACGTGCCCTTCACCGAAGAGACCGACGCCATCATCGGTGCGGCCGAATTGCGCCACATGAAGCCGACAGCCGTCCTGGCGAACATGGGCCACACCGATCTGGTCGATGAGGCGGCCCTGCTCCAAGCCCTGGAAGCGGGGGAATTGGCCGGGGCCGCGCTGGCAAACCTGCCGGCGGTGGTGAGTGATCCAACGCCGGCTTCGCTGGCGCTCCGGGACCATCCGCGCGTCCACGTCGCCCCCCACGTCTCGGCCTTGCTGGATAACCAACTGCGCGATTCCTCGCTCGACATCGCCCGGCAGGTGGCCGCAGCCCTAACAGCCCGCCGTACCAGCGAGACGCTCGAGCTGGAGCTTGTGCCCATCGAACAGGTCGTGCCGCATGAGCACATCGACATGAAGCGTGTGGCGCGGCTGGTCGACCGTCTGGAAGAGGACGGCCGGCTGATCAACCCGCCCATCACCACCTACTGGAAGGGGCGTTTCATTATCCTCGACGGGGCCACCCGTTACAGCTCGCTCAATCAACTCGGCTACCCCCACGCCATCGTGCAGGTTGTCGATAAGGATCGCGAGGGGTTCCAGCTGCATACCTGGTATCATGCCGTCTCGGCCGAGGAAGCGCCCGATGCCGAAGACACATTCCAACAATTGCACACCCGGCTGGCACAGATCGACGGCCTGATCCTCAGCCCCACCAACGCCGACGATGCCCAAATCGCCCTGCAACGGCCGGAATCCCTCTGCTTCTTCATCGACCGGCAGGGGGGCATGACGCTGGCCGAGGCCGCCCCCGGTGCGTCCAAGCTGGCGGTGATGAACGGCATTGTCGATACCTACAACGCCTGGGGCCGGGTGGAGCGCACCCTGCTGACCGATATCGATCGCCTCGTCGCCCAGTTCCCGCGGCTGGTGGCCGTGGCCGTCTTCCCCCAATTCTCGCCTGAGGACGTTTTCGACGCCGCGGCCAATGGGGATCTGCTGCCCGCCGGGCTGACCCGCTTTGTCATCCCCGGCCGCATCCTGCGCCTGAACGCCGACCTGGAGCGGCTGAAGCGGGATGAGCCGTTGGCCGAAAAACGGGCCTGGTTCAATGAGTTCCTGGCCGGCAAGCTGTCGCGCAGCCGGCTACGGGTCTATCAGGAGCCGGTGGTCTTGCTCGATGAATGA
- a CDS encoding M66 family metalloprotease: MQIVHMGLYQSVQSQSNGVTLVAHKPAMLRVYAQSTTSSGPILADVTVVAERDGQIIGSQTITPHTVSSTPSADNLDSTFNFELPLEWLSGEITLTATIDDQDLLAEPNEANNAMRMTFAFQAVPPLDLTIVPIHYIDTVTGVTFAEPGHDPVSDWLLSAFPVSEINVTIHTPITFRGDLRQGDEWQRLLEELTDVWTAEVGAQSPHAYFGLIPNRGLGGESWFEGGVSGFGWNGLRVSVGLDVGEETAATAGHELGHNFGRDHAPCGNPSNIDPHFPYPDASIGVYGVDTTDETLLDPALTRDMMSYCGPEWVSDYTYEGLLQDQMQQGTRARLSDDGLLIRASLDGAAVTMHSVYRVERSFQSRESSGSYQVELFNADGESLGVFPAELYEAEETGVSASMLLAYAPGIAADEAVARVQFVKDGRIIAERAIDGVQEIK; the protein is encoded by the coding sequence TTGCAAATCGTCCATATGGGGTTGTACCAATCGGTGCAAAGCCAATCGAATGGCGTCACCCTTGTGGCCCACAAGCCCGCCATGCTCCGCGTTTACGCTCAATCTACCACCTCTTCCGGCCCCATCCTGGCCGACGTGACCGTCGTGGCCGAGCGCGATGGTCAAATCATCGGCTCGCAGACTATCACCCCCCATACCGTTTCGTCAACGCCGTCGGCCGACAATCTCGATTCCACGTTCAATTTTGAGCTGCCGCTGGAGTGGCTCAGCGGGGAGATCACGCTGACGGCGACGATTGACGATCAAGATCTGCTGGCCGAGCCGAACGAGGCCAACAACGCGATGCGGATGACGTTTGCCTTCCAGGCCGTGCCGCCGCTCGATCTGACCATCGTGCCCATCCACTACATCGATACGGTTACCGGCGTCACCTTTGCCGAACCGGGCCACGATCCGGTCAGCGATTGGCTGCTTTCGGCCTTCCCCGTCAGCGAAATCAACGTCACGATCCACACGCCCATCACCTTCCGGGGCGATTTACGCCAGGGCGATGAGTGGCAGCGACTGCTGGAAGAGTTGACGGATGTATGGACAGCCGAAGTTGGCGCTCAATCGCCTCACGCCTATTTCGGTCTCATTCCCAACCGGGGCCTGGGCGGCGAAAGTTGGTTCGAGGGCGGCGTGTCGGGGTTCGGCTGGAATGGGTTGCGCGTCTCGGTGGGCCTCGACGTGGGCGAGGAGACAGCGGCGACGGCCGGGCATGAACTGGGCCACAACTTCGGTCGCGACCACGCGCCCTGCGGCAATCCCAGCAACATCGATCCCCACTTCCCCTATCCCGATGCTTCCATTGGCGTCTATGGCGTAGACACCACCGACGAAACGCTGCTCGATCCGGCGCTGACCCGCGACATGATGAGCTACTGCGGGCCGGAATGGGTGTCGGATTATACCTATGAAGGGCTGCTCCAGGATCAAATGCAGCAGGGTACACGCGCCCGCCTGTCTGACGATGGGCTGCTGATTCGCGCGTCGCTCGATGGCGCGGCGGTCACGATGCACTCCGTCTACCGGGTCGAGCGCTCCTTTCAGTCGCGGGAATCAAGCGGCAGCTATCAGGTTGAGTTATTTAACGCGGATGGCGAATCACTCGGCGTGTTCCCGGCCGAGTTATATGAAGCCGAAGAAACGGGCGTGTCGGCCAGTATGCTGCTGGCCTATGCGCCGGGCATCGCCGCCGACGAGGCGGTCGCCAGGGTTCAATTCGTGAAAGACGGCCGGATCATCGCCGAGCGGGCCATCGACGGCGTTCAGGAAATCAAGTAA